The DNA region AACCAGAACCTGGACACACAGAGGGCCAGGAGGGCCGCGGCTGGGCTAGGGTGCTGGTGTGCCGGCCCTGGACAGCTATCTGCAGGGCTCTGTTTGCCGAATTCCTGGCCACGGGGTTGTATGTGTTCTTTGGGGTGGGCTCGGCTCTGCGCTGGCCCTCAGCGCTTCCCTCTGTGCTGCAGATTGCCATCACCTTCAATCTGGCCACGGCCATGGCAGTGCAGGTCACATGGAAGGCCAGTGGGGCCCACGTCAACCCTGCTGTCACACTGGCTTTCCTTGTGGGCTCCCACATCTCTCTGCCCCGAGCTGTGGCCTATGTGGCTGCCCAGCTGGCAGGGGCCACTGTGGGGGCTGCTCTGCTTTATGGGGTCACACCAGGAGACACCCGAGGCACCCTTGGGATCAACATGGTAAGTGCAGGGAGGGGCACATGGCAGGTGCTAGGGTAGGGAAACCTGGTGGGGCCAGGAGTGAgcccagagaagaaaaggagacagGAGGAAAGAACTCACCCATATCTCAACATCTGCTCTGGGTGGGGTCCAGGGACTCAGAGGAATTAGATATTGGCCTCAGCCCAGGCAGAGTAGGAATAGGATTGAGTTGTGAGGAATAGATGTAAAAGGGAGAAACCACATGATGGTTCCTTGGGATTGGGATCTCCTACGAGTAGAAGGACCAGATACCGAGGGGCAGGGGTGCCAAGGGAGGGCTGAGGCTGTGGGTAATGGAAGGGGGCACTCCATGTACTTTGTGCTTCCTCCCCAAGCTCCACCCCCTTGTCCTCTGGCTCTTGTTTTCCCCTAGTCCTCCTTCCAGGTCTCCACCACTGTGAGGCCTCTCTCAATCCTCCAGATTCCCCTAATTATCTATTATTCCACCTACTTTCTCAGATCTCCACCTTCCAGGACCCATACTCCTCTCAAGTAGGCATCCCCAGCAACTCTGAGCCTTCTCTTTCTCACCAGTCCTGAgttcctgcctcctcctcctgaACCACTAGCCCCAGCCAGAGTTGGGGGATGGGGACACTCACTCCTGCAGACAGCAGGTGTCCAGAGATGATACACACCCCACCAGCCCAGTTCTCCTCTGGGATGTCCTATCCTTAAGGTGTGCAGCTGGGAGTTGGTAAGCTGTTCCCCCACTTCTAGGGGGGCTCACCATCCATTAGCAGAATCTGCATCTGCTCCAGTGTAAACCCCTCTCCCAGGTCCGGGGCAGCATCTCAGAGATCCAGGCTGTGGCAGTGGAGCTCGTACTGACCCTGCAGCTGGTGCTCTGTGTTTTTGCTTCTACCGACAGCCGTCAGGCATCTGGCTCCCCAGCCACCAT from Tamandua tetradactyla isolate mTamTet1 chromosome 7, mTamTet1.pri, whole genome shotgun sequence includes:
- the AQP6 gene encoding aquaporin-6; translation: DRVSQRPEVRGDKEEQRQENRRGPGAKEAMAKEPEPGHTEGQEGRGWARVLVCRPWTAICRALFAEFLATGLYVFFGVGSALRWPSALPSVLQIAITFNLATAMAVQVTWKASGAHVNPAVTLAFLVGSHISLPRAVAYVAAQLAGATVGAALLYGVTPGDTRGTLGINMVRGSISEIQAVAVELVLTLQLVLCVFASTDSRQASGSPATMIGISVALGHLIGIYFTGCSMNPARSFGPAIIVGKFTVHWIFWVGPVMGAVLASLIYNFILFPDTKTLAQRLAILTGTAEEERVVGVEPQKTESEPTEGDTEMECVCETA